TGAATCACACAGCGCATGGGTTTTCTTTGGGGGGGAGGTGCAGGGCACAGCGCCGCGAGCCCCTAGACACTCAACTGCACAGGCAGGCCCATCGCTTCAATCCGCGCGGCAATGTCTTGCATCCGTTCCGCCGAGAGCGCGATCAGCCGCGCGGCTTCGGGCTGCTCCGAAGGCCGTGCCAGGCCATACAGCAACACACCATTCAGCTTTAGGGGGAGGCGCAGCTTTTGCTGCGCGAGCTCGCTGAACACATCCAGTAGCGCGCTGAGCTCGGCGTCGCTTGGACCGCGCTCGTTGGTGGCAGCGAGCTCGGGCGCGCCCGCTGCTTCAAGTGACTGCTGCCCAAACACGCACGTCTGGATCCACGTCGGGCAAATCGCACTCACCGCAGTGAGTCGCTCCACCTGGCGCGCCCCCTCCCCCGCCACGGAGTTGACTGCCTGCATGCCTTCACGGGTCACCCGATCGAGCTTGAACCACACCACGCCGCCGCACGTCGCGAAGCGCTCCAGCGCCTGAAGCACGTGAGGCTTGTTCGCCATCGAGCCGTTGGTGATCAGCGTGCACGGCAGCTCACCGCGCAAGCCGCGCTCCGTCAGCACGCGCTCGAGGAGCGCGATGACTTCGGCAAACTGCGGGCTCGTGGTGGGCTCGCCGTTGCCACTCAGGGCGATGTCCTTGAGTACGCGCGCGCCCTCGGGCACCCGGCGCTGCATGAAGTCGCCGTGCTGGATGTCGTCCAAGAGGCCGTTCAGCTCGCCCTCTAGCTGTTCGAGATCGAGCTGCGGACCATTTCCGCGCGTCAAATTCGGCACCTGGCAGTACACGCAGCGCCAGTTGCAGGCGTTGTTCGGGTTCAGGTTGATCCCGACGGACACGCCCCCGGCGCGTCGAGACACCACGGGATAGACGTAGGTCAGCCCGGCCGCGTCGCGGTCATGGTTCACCACACTGAGCTGCCGCTCGGACATTGCGCTGGGGACGCTAGCACCGCCGAGGCGCCAGACCTAACCCCCTGAAATTTAGGCACTTTTAGCCACACCAAAAGAATGACCGAGGCAGTCGCAAAATTTCCCTTGCGCGTTTCGTGAATAGCATTCATTTTTTGAACGTGGTTCACGAAACGGGAACGACGAGTCGCGCGTCGCGCAAGCGGGAGGCGAAGCAGGCGCAGATCCTCGAGATCGCCGAGCGGCTGATCGCCGAGCAAGGCATCGAGGCGTTCAGCCTGCACGCGGTGGCCCGGGAGCTGGATGTCGTCACCGGCACGCTCTATCGCTACTTCCCCAACAAGGACGCGCTGGTGGCCGCGCTGCATCGCCGCGCCATCGCCGACTTGCACGAGCGCTTCGGCGCTCATGCCGCCCGCCTGAGCGCCGCCCTCGAGCGCGTCGAGCTGCGTCCCAAAGAGCGCGTCCTCACCGAGCTGTGCGCCGCGTCGCGCTTCTACCTCGAGCTGCCTGAGCAGCTGCCGAATCGCTTCCGCTTCGTGTGGTTGATGCTCGGTGATCCGCGCTCGCTGATCCGTCCGGAAGACGTACCGAAGTCCGCGGTGCCGCTGTTGGCCTTCTTGGGCGACGTGCGGGCGCTGTTCGAGCGCGCCACCCAGCTCGGAGCGCTTTCCGACGGAAACGCGTTGGACCGTACATTGGTGTTCTGGTCCGCCCAGCAAGGCGTGGTGCAGCTGCAGAAGCTCCAGCGCTACGAAGCCAAGCTCTTCGACTATCGCCGACT
This Polyangiaceae bacterium DNA region includes the following protein-coding sequences:
- a CDS encoding helix-turn-helix transcriptional regulator, with amino-acid sequence MVHETGTTSRASRKREAKQAQILEIAERLIAEQGIEAFSLHAVARELDVVTGTLYRYFPNKDALVAALHRRAIADLHERFGAHAARLSAALERVELRPKERVLTELCAASRFYLELPEQLPNRFRFVWLMLGDPRSLIRPEDVPKSAVPLLAFLGDVRALFERATQLGALSDGNALDRTLVFWSAQQGVVQLQKLQRYEAKLFDYRRLGAQLARPLLVGWGASQTALERAEQVLDQINLTSS
- a CDS encoding radical SAM protein → MSERQLSVVNHDRDAAGLTYVYPVVSRRAGGVSVGINLNPNNACNWRCVYCQVPNLTRGNGPQLDLEQLEGELNGLLDDIQHGDFMQRRVPEGARVLKDIALSGNGEPTTSPQFAEVIALLERVLTERGLRGELPCTLITNGSMANKPHVLQALERFATCGGVVWFKLDRVTREGMQAVNSVAGEGARQVERLTAVSAICPTWIQTCVFGQQSLEAAGAPELAATNERGPSDAELSALLDVFSELAQQKLRLPLKLNGVLLYGLARPSEQPEAARLIALSAERMQDIAARIEAMGLPVQLSV